The following coding sequences lie in one Aspergillus luchuensis IFO 4308 DNA, chromosome 8, nearly complete sequence genomic window:
- a CDS encoding zinc-binding alcohol dehydrogenase family protein (COG:Q;~EggNog:ENOG410PPEM;~InterPro:IPR036291,IPR020843,IPR013154,IPR011032;~PFAM:PF08240;~go_function: GO:0016491 - oxidoreductase activity [Evidence IEA];~go_process: GO:0055114 - oxidation-reduction process [Evidence IEA]) produces MSLPSTYLAATVPTPQSPTTLTTKPLPTPSTNQVLIKITATAVNPVDWKMRDYNFFLTEYPAILGSDASGTIAAVGPNVSTFTPGDRVFFQGIIGNYAASTFQQYCVMPAELVSKTPSNISDEQAAGISLASVAVVTGMYDSTGHGITPAPWAEGGSEAGKGKAIAILGGASSVGQYAIQFARLSGFTKIITNASVVHKEHLEGLGAHVVLDRKVAKAQDFVDAAGEVPICYVYDAISMKETQVLGVEIAKKSKGNAKAVVTVLGAEKEAEELGKEGEHQVEIRPILGIGASPKLRHISEPMVKALGGEDGWIAKGLFVPNRVRVVPGGLGAVEEALKTNKEGVSGEKVVFRPNESA; encoded by the coding sequence atgtccctcccctccacctaCCTCGCGGCCACCGTGCCCACCCCCCAATCGCCCACGACCCTGACCACCAAACCCCTCCCGACCCCCTCGACCAACCAAGTCCTAATCAAAATCACCGCCACGGCCGTGAACCCCGTCGACTGGAAAATGCGAGACTACAACTTCTTCCTAACCGAATACCCGGCGATCCTCGGGTCCGACGCCTCGGGCACCATCGCCGCCGTAGGCCCCAACGTCTCGACCTTCACGCCCGGCGACCGGGTCTTCTTCCAGGGCATAATCGGCAACTACGCCGCGTCGACCTTCCAACAATACTGCGTGATGCCAGCAGAACTCGTCTCCAAGACCCCCTCGAACATCTCCGACGAGCAAGCCGCGGGAATCAGTCTAGCCAGTGTGGCCGTTGTGACGGGTATGTACGACAGCACAGGGCACGGGATCACGCCTGCGCCATGGGCTGAGGGCGGATCCGAGGCAGGCAAGGGCAAGGCGATTGCTATTCTGGGCGGAGCGTCGAGTGTGGGACAGTATGCGATTCAGTTTGCGAGGTTGAGCGGGTTCACGAAGATTATCACGAATGCGAGTGTTGTGCATAAGGAGCatttggaggggttgggggcGCATGTGGTGCTGGATCGGAAGGTGGCTAAGGCGCAGGACTTTGTGGATGCCGCTGGGGAGGTGCCGATTTGTTATGTGTATGATGCGATTTCGATGAAGGAGACGCAGGTGTTGGGCGTGGAGATTGCGAAGAAGAGTAAGGGGAATGCGAAGGCGGTGGTTACGGTGTTGGgtgcggagaaggaggcggaggagctgggcaAGGAGGGGGAGCATCAGGTGGAGATTCGGCCGATTTTGGGTATTGGAGCTTCGCCTAAGTTGAGGCATATTAGTGAGCCTATGGTGAAGGCGCTcgggggtgaggatgggtgGATTGCGAAGGGCTTGTTTGTGCCGAATCGTGTGCGGGTGGTGcctggtgggttgggggCTGTTGAGGAGGCATTGAAGACGAATAAGGAGGGTGTTTCCGGAGAGAAGGTGGTCTTCCGGCCTAATGAGAGTGCGTAG
- the NOT4 gene encoding CCR4-NOT core ubiquitin-protein ligase subunit MOT2 (BUSCO:EOG09260P5R;~COG:K;~EggNog:ENOG410PFB8;~InterPro:IPR035979,IPR034261,IPR003954,IPR012677, IPR039780,IPR013083;~PFAM:PF14570;~go_component: GO:0030014 - CCR4-NOT complex [Evidence IEA];~go_function: GO:0003676 - nucleic acid binding [Evidence IEA];~go_function: GO:0004842 - ubiquitin-protein transferase activity [Evidence IEA]), with product MSNRQQIDSVIDDDDEFWCVRFPLFLPVGLSYDWSVGLTSSSSLAPFASKNLIFRIRTSSLAPVGIRYASFSPCTPSRINGPIRRSLASYAIRSVANRPLQICQFCYNNIKTHSEEGRCPNCRRVYDESTIQYKVPDADEFKADLALKHRKAAAAKKKEAEKREIEASSRKNLAGVRVVQKNLVYVIGLNPTIRDENQLLLTLRGRDYFGQYGDIEKIVVSKAKPGGNPNQGIGVYVTYARKADAATCIAAVDGSANGDRVLRAQYGTTKYCSSFLRNEQCHNRNCTFLHETGEDSDSYSRQDLSSMNTLSSQRINGAPSGPTHSIPPHVARSSAQPISQPMRRQPSRDDAAGSRPPDGSALPSSASWANKDAVLSRTRRASLTGSQASQSPRPAIATVSPAVEEAKRVEKQSTNAQERAQAQAQAQAQAQAQAQAQAQAQTQAQAQAQAQAQAQAQAQAQPSPSSEARSSPSSSPPTVQTPPKPETPLLDNLVKAVNSPDFKFIFSAAGLPAEEVALIENHPSFIDPYGGVKRRAMREKAEQERVRREQELLQSAAAEEESRESGSLQLGGEPDDAVPPRGRSGRESHGAIQPPSQQGTTTNSAVGSPVSATSHQFQQLNLAGRSLTPLQQQQLLLLKSAGNQQAGLVDQLQGGLNSAALDQAAQVRQGLLQSQMAQFNALQAQSRQNSRFTFANEANAKNIPNVRMLSQMQAGTPNPLAAPSPQHGLAGNYFTSGVQGPPPGLKTAGTPPISGGGMFAQGHGFTTNANVGLGSNLGKQEANPELMRELLRGRSSANAGGLQGQEAAKLDLADPSILQARMHQVGANAAAAAAAGQALYGSQGQVDEEFPPLGAQPKDKRPVDSFGYLVRSHFSSDSQSSARAGTPTLPPGLPLPHAHPASALFQSPLNPSSPVSSPSVPPGLNPPFHRLGTPGQGLQEGSRQASPDLKDTPDNAPTSSRVKNASEISLGSPVPKSANKARAQQKGDLTVAADKKAGSSKAGDNNEKTSAPTGKVKPIKLELPLGTSQSHDAPKPDTPSQSHAHGPVPTSTIGSRPNTPLTGVSRVSDSSAPRQPRVLRVVDTPKTETPPPPSATQSVASIPAATKARSRRPSISSLSRPDTPGDLGSEADLYTSASVSRANSPPASSRIGSAPVRAMTKSQAKKERRQKAKELEAKKQEATAVVEEPVQAPIIGRKRKTKKTPVSSNDSPATAPDNTETGKSANAAGSDSNEKTSQRTEAAKKNKSNEKATKDSKATVTEEKATAEQKAPAEAWRSKNTVEQLMKDAESSGVPVKELFAERTSPLQVLLAQLHKSAELDLNNHPLFNPANLNQRFDMKCTADDYDILKQPIELTDEHRKALMRGEAIRVNSDSNMLKDRCLISPRGCVLHHLSPEEEERYLALEKNIAWAIDTFQEYSNVPITEPDVTNRGGGLDALFATPENFNICWVDETSAGLTSGSPTAGMSLSDASGSTIPAPPNVLSAMEADSTRSHNWAIANTAELVNATATSVRSFAAATAKHMLGAAGVVMGNIPDLDDVVGMTNEELRSFAVKSQKDLESSRKELDTIDKKLNALVKRNRKLAQQALATTVDA from the exons ATGTCAAATCGCCAACAGATTGACTCCGtcatcgatgatgacgacgagttCTGGTGCGTCCGCTTTCCACTTTTCCTACCCGTCGGGTTGTCCTATGACTGGTCAGTTGGGCTGAcatcttcgtcttctttaGCCCCCTTTGCATCGAAGAATTTGATCTTTCGGATAAGAACTTCAAGCCTTGCCCCTGTGGGTATCAGGTACGCATCCTTCTCGCCTTGTACTCCCTCGCGAATCAACGGCCCGATCAGGAGATCGCTCGCGTCGTATGCGATCCGGAGCGTCGCTAACAGACCCCTCCAGATTTGTCAATTCTGctacaacaacatcaaaaCCCACAGCGAAGAAGGCCGGTGCCCCAACTGCCGACGGGTCTACGATGAGAGCACCATACAATACAAGGTTCCCGATGCCGACGA ATTCAAAGCCGACCTGGCCTTGAAACACCGCAAGGCTGCcgccgcgaagaagaaggaggccgaGAAACGTGAAATCGAGGCTTCCAGTCGCAAGAATCTTGCCGGTGTCCGCGTCGTGCAGAAGAACCTGGTTTACGTGATCGGTCTCAACCCCACGATACGTGACGAGAATCAACTCCTCCTGACTTTGCGCGGTCGAGACTACTTCGGTCAATACGGCGACATCGAGAAGATCGTCGTGAGCAAGGCAAAGCCTGGTGGCAACCCGAATCAGGGCATTGGTGTCTACGTCACGTACGCAAGGAAGGCCGACGCAGCCACTTGCATAGCAGCTGTGGATGGGTCAGCCAACGGTGACCGGGTGCTACG TGCCCAATATGGTACGACCAAGTattgttcttccttcctgcgTAACGAGCAATGTCATAATCGAAACTGCACCTTCCTGCATGAGACTGGTGAGGACAGCGACAGTTACAGCCGGCAGGATCTCTCTTCGATGAACACCTTGTCGAGTCAGCGTATCAACGGTGCCCCCAGCGGTCCCACCCACTCGATCCCTCCGCACGTTGCCCGGTCCTCCGCTCAACCGATTTCGCAACCTATGCGCCGTCAGCCTAGTAGGGATGACGCCGCTGGTAGCCGGCCACCTGATGGGTCTGCCCTGCCATCGTCGGCAAGTTGGGCGAACAAGGACGCCGTGCTCAGCAGGACGAGACGAGCAAGTTTGACCGGCAGCCAAGCCTCGCAAAGTCCCCGACCCGCCATCGCCACGGTGTCGCccgcggtggaggaggcgaaACGCGTGGAGAAGCAGTCTACAAATGCGCAGGAGCgtgctcaggctcaggcccAGGCCCAGGCCCAGGCCCAGGcccaggctcaggctcaggctcaggctcagacACAGGCCCAAGCTCAAGCTCAAGCCCAGGCTCAAGCTCAGGCGCAGGCGCAGGCGCAACCGTCCCCCTCTTCTGAAGCACGATCCTCTCCGTCCAGTTCCCCCCCGACTGTCCAGACGCCACCTAAGCCGGAGACGCCTCTGTTGGATAACTTGGTCAAGGCTGTCAACTCTCCAGACTTCAAATTCATTTTCTCGGCGGCTGGTCTGCCTGCGGAGGAGGTTGCCCTTATTGAGAACCACCCTTCGTTCATCGATCCCTATGGTGGTGTGAAACGCCGAGCTATGCGTGAGAAGGCGGAGCAGGAACGTGTCCGGCGAGAGCAGGAGCTACTGcagtctgctgctgcggaagaagagagccgTGAGAGCGGAAGCCTGCAGCTTGGTGGCGAGCCGGATGACGCAGTGCCTCCGAGAGGCCGTAGTGGTCGCGAATCTCATGGTGCTATTCAACCTCCCTCTCAGCAGGGCACGACGACAAACTCCGCGGTTGGCTCCCCCGTCTCGGCAACCAGTCACCAGTTCCAGCAACTTAACCTGGCAGGCCGTAGCTTGACCCCtctgcagcaacagcagttGCTTCTCTTGAAGTCTGCCGGCAACCAACAGGCTGGCCTGGTTGATCAGCTGCAGGGTGGACTCAACTCCGCTGCTCTTGACCAAGCAGCCCAGGTCCGTCAGGGTCTACTCCAGAGCCAGATGGCACAGTTCAATGCTCTGCAGGCCCAAAGTCGCCAGAACTCTCGTTTCACCTTCGCCAATGAGGCCAATGCCAAGAACATCCCTAATGTGCGCATGTTGAGCCAAATGCAGGCTGGTACTCCTAACCCGCTCGCAGCCCCTAGTCCTCAGCATGGTCTTGCTGGCAACTACTTCACTAGTGGCGTGCAGGGTCCACCCCCCGGGTTGAAGACGGCGGGTACTCCGCCTatcagcggcggcggcatgtTTGCCCAGGGTCACGGTTTCACAACGAATGCCAATGTCGGTTTGGGATCCAACCTCGGAAAACAAGAAGCCAATCCAGAGTTGATGCGTGAGCTGCTGAGAGGCCGCAGTAGCGCAAATGCCGGTGGTTTGCAGGGTCAAGAGGCCGCTAAGC TAGATCTTGCGGACCCGAGCATCCTACAGGCGAGGATGCACCAGGTTGGTGCGaatgctgccgctgctgctgctgctgggcaggCGCTGTACGGGAGTCAGGGTCAAG TGGACGAAGAATTCCCTCCTCTTGGAGCTCAGCCAAAGGACAAGCGTCCGGTTGACAGCTTTGGCTATCTCGTGCGCTCGCATTTCTCCAGTGACTCGCAAAGCTCGGCCCGTGCTGGAACCCCTACCCTGCCTCCGGGACTTCCTCTACCACACGCTCATCCCGCATCTGCCTTGTTTCAAAGTCCGCTCAATCCATCCAGTCCGGTCTCGTCGCCATCTGTGCCGCCAGGTCTTAATCCGCCTTTCCATCGGCTAGGCACGCCGGGCCAAGGACTACAGGAAGGCTCTCGCCAGGCCTCTCCGGACTTGAAGGACACTCCTGACAATGCCCCTACCTCAAGTCGCGTCAAGAATGCGTCCGAAATATCACTCGGCTCTCCTGTGCCAAAGTCAGCCAACAAGGCTCGCGCCCAGCAGAAAGGAGATTTGACGGTCGCTGCTGACAAGAAAGCTGGCTCTTCGAAGGCTGGAGACAACAATGAGAAAACCTCGGCGCCTACGGGCAAAGTTAAGCCCATAAAGCTGGAGCTTCCCTTGGGTACTTCTCAATCTCATGATGCTCCAAAGCCCGATACACCAAGTCAATCCCATGCTCATGGCCCGGTGCCCACTTCGACGATTGGTTCCCGTCCGAATACACCTTTGACTGGGGTCTCCCGTGTTTCCGACTCGTCCGCTCCCCGCCAACCTCGAGTTCTCCGTGTGGTTGACACGCCGAAGACTGAAACTCCGCCGCCCCCATCTGCCACCCAGTCTGTCGCGTCCATACCTGCGGCAACAAAAGCGCGTTCCAGACGGCCAAGTATCTCCTCGCTCAGCAGGCCCGATACGCCCGGCGACCTGGGTTCGGAAGCCGATCTTTACACTTCGGCATCCGTGTCCCGTGCTAACTCTCCTCCCGCTTCGTCCAGAATTGGCTCTGCACCTGTCCGGGCGATGACCAAGAGCCAGGCTAAGAAGGAACGGCGacagaaggccaaggaactGGAAGCCAAGAAACAAGAGGCCACTGCCGTCGTTGAGGAACCCGTGCAGGCCCCGATCATCGGTCGAAAGcgcaagaccaagaagaCTCCTGTTAGCTCGAACGACTCGCCGGCTACAGCTCCGGATAATACTGAGACTGGAAAGTCTGCCAACGCCGCAGGCTCCGATAGCAATGAGAAGACTAGCCAGCGGACAGAAgcggccaagaagaacaaatcGAATGAGAAGGCTACGAAGGACTCCAAGGCAACTGTTACCGAGGAGAAAGCTACGGCTGAACAGAAGGCACCTGCTGAAGCATGGCGTTCTAAGAACACGGTTGAGCAGCTGATGAAGGACGCCGAATCCAGCGGGGTCCCGGTCAAGGAGCTCTTCGCGGAACGCACGTCTCCGTTGCAGGTGCTTCTTGCTCAGCTTCACAAGTCTGCTGAATTAGATCTGAACAATCATCCCCTTTTCAACCCAGCCAACCTAAACCAGCGCTTCGACATGAAGTGCACTGCGGATGATTACGACATTCTCAAACAGCCCATCGAGTTGACCGACGAGCATCGCAAAGCATTGATGCGCGGAGAAGCCATCCGTGTTAACTCGGATTCGAACATGCTGAAAGACCGATGCTTAATCAGTCCCCGCGGGTGCGTCCTACACCATCTGTcgccagaggaagaagagcggtACCTCGCGCTTGAGAAGAACATTGCCTGGGCAATTGATACCTTCCAGGAGTACTCGAACGTGCCAATCACGGAACCAGATGTGACCAACCGCGGTGGTGGCTTGGACGCACTGTTTGCTACCCCTGAGAACTTCAACATCTGCTGGGTCGACGAGACCTCGGCTGGCCTCACCTCTGGCTCTCCTACTGCCGGGATGTCCCTCTCTGACGCGAGTGGCTCCACTATTCCCGCGCCTCCCAACGTTTTGTCGGCCATGGAGGCGGACAGCACTCGCAGCCATAACTGGGCCATTGCCAACACCGCCGAGCTGGTCAATGCCACTGCCACCTCTGTGCGGTCCTTCGCTGCCGCTACTGCCAAGCACATGCTCGGTGCGGCGGGGGTGGTCATGGGCAACATCCCAGACCTGGACGATGTGGTTGGAATGACCAATGAGGAGCTGCGGTCGTTCGCTGTCAAGTCGCAGAAGGATCTCGAATCGTCTCGCAAGGAGCTAGACACGATCGACAAGAAGCTCAACGCCCTAGTGAAGCGGAACCGCAAGCTTGCACAGCAGGCTCTTGCGACTACCGTTGACGCGTGA